A single region of the Halictus rubicundus isolate RS-2024b unplaced genomic scaffold, iyHalRubi1_principal scaffold0045, whole genome shotgun sequence genome encodes:
- the LOC143363405 gene encoding uncharacterized protein LOC143363405, whose translation MAYKMPTLILTEKSDKGKVKEERGTMADGINNVITASRSEESEIDETILDTRKTKETKIDEMKIQELRKKLKQLHLNTKGTKSELKERLKEYEGMQDEEAGTEESEYEEFESEESVIEENEIERKQRKKMKKRQTETQTSIFTIRDVEESLPCFTGDDKLSIRKWLDEFEETGALLQWNDLQMFVYGKRMLKGSARQFLTSQRGVTSWKILKERLQKEFKTVVNSAQVHAQLSRRKRKPHETGRQYIYAMMEIASDSNIEDNALIEHIVDGIQDQEHNKMILKKMKRQEAEKNRMWQANHGHHAATPAEYPITKQRTAQNAEKDRNSLNATTSDISQVVAQIKKTCHALIDSGSELSLISKVKYQEAGCPLLKATPTVITGAGNALTPVIGTFENHVRIENEEYDLNLFVVPTHTIPYDVILGQDFLANVEIQLRQGEIIKMQRIPPATEQAEEVPVNVTDGKEEAGKDREEADAENNSETVCSELMRVLCTEVNAKELDVERKYKDRLETVIAEYTPELSLKPRRLAPKEKTVLNKQIDEWLKDGVIQPSKSEYASPVAIVPKKKRPTSFLRFIDEIFKDLVRRKVVFTYVDDIIIPGENDEQAFENLLETLKVAEENGLMINWNKCQFFKTRIEYLGQEIENGNVYPSESKIKAVEKFPIPKSKKAVQSFLGLTGYFRKFIHDYSKMARPLSDLIKKEQAFVWDSSQREAFQKLKLVLSAKPVLRIYDPQAITELHTDASKEGYGAILLQKTDEDSKFHPVHYYSKKTTDAEKKLHSYELEVLAIINAVKKLRIYLFGIRFKIVTDCEAFKKTLTKKDLSPKVARWALTLEEFDYEVEHRSGTRLKHADALSRHPALVVTNHLHAMIKKKQFEDERLHAIKCILQNEPYDNYFIDHDILMKRKNDRDLIVVPSCLQTEIIRNTHENGHFGIKKMKETIETEYYIPRLENKLKNFISCCIPCIISDKKAGKKEGELMPLPKGDKPLNTYHVDHVGPMSATTKAYRYIFVVIDSFSKFIWLYPTKSVNAKEVINKLSGQQKVFGNPERIISDRGAAFTSVDFQNYCMDEGIRHILVTTGVPRGNGQVERTIRTIIPVLTKLSLDKPDQWYKFVEKEVAELAAEVAEEAAKKTTEEAVEAVEATDFSVELT comes from the exons ATGGCCTACAAAATGCCTACACTGATTCTTAc TGAAAAGTCTGATAAAGGAAAAGTCaaagaagaaaggggaacaATGGCAGATGGAATCAACAATGTGATAACCGCCTCACGTTCGGAAGAAAGCGAAATAGACGAGACCATCTTGGACacgcgaaaaacaaaagagaccaaaatagacgaaatgaaaatacaggaATTAAGGAAGAAGCTGAAACAATTACATTTAAACACGAAGGGCACGAAATCAGAACTGAAGGAACGATTGAAAGAATACGAAGGAATGCAGGATGAAGAAGCGGGAACTGAAGAATCGGAATACGAAGAGTTCGAATCTGAAGAATCCGTAATAGAAGAAAACGAGATtgagagaaaacaaagaaaaaagatgaagaaacgacagACGGAAACACAAACAAGCATATTCACGATTCGCGACGTCGAGGAATCATTGCCGTGTTTCACAGGCGATGACAAATTGTCGATCCGCAAATGGCTcgacgaatttgaagaaaccGGTGCACTACTGCAGTGGAATGACTTGCAGATGTTCGTCTATGGGAAAAGGATGTTGAAAGGGTcagccaggcaatttttgacatcACAAAGAGGTGTTAcctcttggaaaattttaaaggaacgattacaaaaagaatttaaaaccgtgGTGAACAGTGCTCAAGTGCACGCACAGCTGTCAAGACGGAAGAGGAAGCCGCACGAGACAGGACGACAGTACATATACGCAATGATGGAAATTGCTAGCGACAGTAATATAGAAGACAACGCACTGATCGAACACATCGTAGACGGCATACAGGATCaggaacacaataaaatgatact aaaaaagatgaaacgacaGGAAGCAGAGAAAAACCGAATGTGGCAAGCAAACCACGGGCACCACGCTGCAACACCTGCGGAATACCCGATCACGAAGCAAAGAACTGCCCAGAACGCGGAAAAGGACCGAAATTCTTTAAATGCAACAACTTCGGACATATCGCAAGTCGTTGCCCAAATCAAGAAAACA TGCCATGCTTTGATCGATTCAGGAAGTGAACTTTCGTTGatttcaaaagtaaaatatcAAGAAGCAGGCTGTCCCTTGCTCAAAGCAACACCCACGGTTATTACGGGAGCAGGTAACGCACTGACGCCGGTTATCGGCACGTTTGAAAACCACGTGAGGATAGAGAACGAAGAATACGATCTGAATTTGTTTGTGGTACCGACGCACACGATACCATACGACGTGATACTGGGGCAAGATTTCTTGGCGAACGTGGAAATACAGCTACGAcaaggagaaataataaaaatgcagaggATACCACCAGCAACCGAACAAGCAGAGGAAGTTCCAGTCAACGTCACCGACGGGAAGGAGGAGGCAGGGAAGGACCGGGAAGAAGCAGACGCGGAAAACAACAGTGAAACAGTGTGTAGTGAACTGATGAGAGTGTTGTGCACCGAAGTGAATGCTAAAGAATTAGACGTCGAGCGTAAATATAAGGACAGATTAGAGACTGTAATTGCGGAATACACGCCTGAAC TTAGCTTGAAACCACGGAGATTGGCACcaaaagaaaagactgtattaaacaagcaaatagaTGAATGGTTGAAGGACGGAGTGATCCAACCGAGTAAAAGCGAGTATGCGAGTCCAGTGGCTattgtaccaaaaaaaaaacg CCCTACTAGTTTTCTTAGATTCATTGacgaaatatttaaagatcTAGTGAGACGCAAAGTAGTTTTTACGTACGTAGACGATATTATTATTCCCGGAGAAAACGATGAACAggcattcgaaaatttattagagACGTTAAAAGTAGCGGAAGAAAACGGGTTAATGATCAACTGGAACAAATGTCAATTCTTCAAAACGCGAATCGAATACCTTGGTCAGGAAATCGAAAACGGAAACGTGTACCCAAGCGAATCAAAAATCAAAGCAGTCGAAAAATTTCCGATACCGAAAAGTAAGAAAGCCGTGCAAAGCTTCCTAGGATTGACGggatattttcgtaaatttatccATGATTATTCAAAGATGGCTCGACCTTTGTCGGACTTGATTAAGAAAGAGCAGGCATTCGTATGGGATAGTAGTCAGAGGGAggcatttcaaaaattgaagttAGTATTATCCGCGAAGCCAGTACTACGTATCTATGATCCGCAAGCTATCACAGAACTGCATACTGATGCCAGCAAGGAAGGCTACGGGGCAATTCTCCTACAAAAGACTGACGAAGACAGTAAATTTCATCCGGTTCACTATTACAGTAAGAAAACGACTGACGCAGAAAAGAAACTACACTCTTACGAATTAGAGGTGCTAGCCATAATTAACGCAGTAAAGAAActacgtatttatttattcggtatCAGATTTAAAATAGTTACGGATTGCGAGGCGTTTAAAAAGACTCTAACTAAAAAAGATTTGTCTCCGAAGGTAGCGCGATGGGCACTAACCCTCGAAGAGTTCGATTACGAAGTAGAACACAGAAGTGGAACGCGACTTAAACATGCGGACGCGCTCAGTAGACATCCCGCGTTAGTTGTTACGAATCATTTACATGCGATGATAAAGAAAAAGCAATTTGAAGACGAGCGATTACACGCGATCAAATGCATTTTGCAAAACGAACCATATGATAACTATTTCATAGATCACGATATTTTAATGAAGCGAAAGAATGATAGGGATTTAATAGTAGTGCCATCCTGTTTGCAAACCGAAATAATACGAAACACACACGAAAACGGCCATTTCGGtattaagaaaatgaaagaaactatAGAAACCGAATATTATATCCCGCGGCTAGAGAATaaactaaaaaattttattagctgCTGTATCccatgtatcatatccgatAAGAAAGCCggtaagaaagagggagagttaATGCCGTTGCCAAAAGGCGATAAACCGTTAAATACCTACCATGTTGATCATGTAGGACCGATGTCAGCGACAACTAAAGCTTACCGATATATTTTCGTAGTAATAgacagtttttcaaaatttatttggttATATCCTACTAAAAGTGTCAACGCGAAGGAAGTTATCAATAAGCTAAGTGGGCAGCAGAAAGTTTTCGGAAATCCCGAGAGAATCATTTCCGATCGAGGAGCGGCGTTTACTTCGGTCGACTTTCAAAACTATTGTATGGATGAAGGGATTCGACATATCTTGGTTACGACGGGGGTTCCAAGAGggaacgggcaggtcgagagaaCGATTAGGACGATAATTCCGGTACTTACAAAATTATCTTTGGACAAACCCGATCAATGGTACAAATTCGTCGAAAAA gAGGTCGCGGAGTTGGCCGCGGAGGTCGCGGAGGAGGCTGCCAAAAAAACAACCGAGGAGGCCGTGGAGGCCGTGGAGGCCACGGATTTCTCCGTGGAATTAACATAA
- the LOC143363406 gene encoding uncharacterized protein LOC143363406 yields the protein MTTSPAYSYAPVAIHISNIGEPTSSWQQADRRRSQHPSTVVGDTSSGRSTNTGDLSSSLLILQDQGTRNETRKKSSARVLQEDEKARRFLTDKDITWHFIPALSPNFGGLWEAAVKSFKHHLKRVVGEELFTLEQFNTFVTEIEAILNSRPLTPLSSDPNDPSALTPGHLLIGSALTSLPEVDFTETSTNRLSKWQHIQKVKQDFWIRWSKEYIHHLNVRAKWTRGEHSIQVGTIVVLKDDHLPPMSWSLGRVEEIHPGRDGITRAVSVKTINGIYKRNVKQIAPLPLD from the exons atgacaacgagtcctgcgtaCAGCTACGcacccgtggcaat CCACATCAGTAACATCGGGGAACCAACGTCCTCCTGGCAGCAAGCGGACCGGAGGCGTTCACAGCATCCCAGTACTGTTGTTGGCGACACATCTTCCGGGAGATCAACAAACACTGGGGACCTGAGTTCCAGCCTGCTGATTCTCCAGGATCAAGGAACCAGGAACGAGACCAGAAAGAAGTCATCGGCAAG AGTTCTGCAAGAGGATGAAAAGGCtagacgctttctaacggaTAAAGATATTACTTGGCATTTCATACCCGCACTCTCTCCTAATTTTGGCGGACTCTGGGAAGCTGCGGTTAAATCTTTTAAACATCATCTCAAACGCGTAGTGGGCGAGGAACTGTTTACGCTCGAACAATTTAACACTTTTGTAACGGAAATCGAGGCAATCCTGAATTCCCGTCCGTTAACACCGTTGTCTTCCGATCCCAATGATCCCTCAGCTCTTACTCCTGGCCATTTATTGATTGGTTCCGCGTTGACAAGTCTGCCAGAGGTCGATTTCACCGAAACCTCGACCAATCGGTTGTCAAAATGGCAACACATTCAGAAAGTCAAACAAGACTTCTGGATTAGGTGGTCAAAGGAATACATCCACCATCTTAATGTACGCGCAAAATGGACCAGGGGCGAGCACAGCATCCAGGTGGGGACGATCGTGGTCCTCAAAGATGACCATCTACCACCGATGAGCTGGAGTCTAGGACGAGTCGAGGAAATTCATCCTGGCAGGGACGGCATCACTCGCGCAGTCTCCGTTAAAACCATTAACGGCATTTATAAGAGGAATGTTAAGCAAATTGCACCACTTCCGTTAGACTAA